AATGATGAATGTTGAAATTTAAAGTGGATTATTGGGAGAACAGGTTGTTCTCCCAATACTAAGTGGGTTTAAAATCTTTATTTTTTGATTATAATAATTTTTGGAGGTTTAAGATATGTTTATTTTCGTGCTTTTATTCATAATTTTGTTTTTTATTGGCAGCATATGTGTGAAGGGTTTTAAAAAAGCCTGGCAAGAGGATAATAAAGGACTTTCTTTAATTTTCTTGACTATATCTATTTCATCTTTTTTAGCAAGTTTTTTCGCTATTAGAAAAGTTGACAACTCTCCTTATCCAATTATTATTACTGCTTTAATTGCTATTTCAATCTTCTTTGGAAAAGACTCTAATAAAAAGTCACAAGATGAAACAAAAAATGAAACTTATAAGGGTGATTGATGATTGAAATAAAAGATCTCACAAAGCAGTATGGTTCAACACCTGTCCTTTACAATCTAAATTTTCAAATCTATGATGGCGAAATTTTTGGACTACTTGGACCTAACGGCGCAGGTAAAACAACTCTTTTAAATATTCTGTCAACTCTTTCAAAACCAACTGATGGTACAGTGCTTATTGAAGGGCATGATGTTGTGAAAGATAAAGATGTAGTAAAACATAAAATTGGTTATATGACTGACGAACCTCTGCTTTACGATAAGCTTACAGCAGTCGAATTTTTGGAATTTGTAGGGATCCTCTACGGAATAGAAAAAGGCGATTTGAACAATCGTATACAAAGACTTCTTGAACTTACCAATTTAAAAGAAAAATCTGAATATCTTATAGAAACATACTCTTTTGGTATGAAGAAAAAATTGTCGTTTGCTGCATCTGTTATTCATAAACCTAAAGTTATTATTCTTGATGAACCTTTCAATGGGTTAGACCCTGAAAGCTCTTATGTTCTAAAGTCTTTACTAAAAAGTTTTAAAAAGAGAGGAAATACAATCATTCTTGCAACGCATATACTTGAAGTTGCGGAACTACTTTGCGATAGAGTTGGAATTATCAACAAAGGGAAGCTTGTACTGTTGGAAAAAGTGGAAGATTTGCATAAAAAATACGAAAACAAGGAACTTGAGGAAGTATTTCTTGAGGTTACAGGGAGGGATGAAGGATACAAAGATTTATTAGAGTCGTTGAAGAAAAACGAAGAAAATCTTACGCTATTCTGAAAGTTTGGAATTTAAGTCAAGAGAGGACAAGGGGTAATTCTGTAAGACTCACATTTTTTATTACCCTTTTAATTGCAATATGTACTACTATAAAAATTTTCCCGTTTAAAGAGAGCTCCACTTTTTTATTAGAGCAAGGGTCTAATTTTAACAGTTTAAAGTATCTAATACCTTTTAATGCGAGCTCTTTACGGTTTTTGATTTCGCTGCTTATTTTCTCAAGCATTGGAATTTCTTTTACTGAAGCCTTTAGTTTATTCAACTTCTCAAAAGAGCTCAAATTTTTAGCGTTAAGACCTATTGATTTTTTAGATATAATAATTGCGAAATTAACGGCTTCCTTTGGAGATTCTTCAACACTAATATTTTTACTTGTAGCACCATCATTTGTTATATACTGGATTCAAGTATTTAAACTACTCAGGCCGGCTATGCGTGTTGGAATTTTTGTATTTTCAAACCTTTGTTACATCTTTTTGGTTCCTCTTTATACTGTCACTATTATATTAATTTCACTTTTTGCTTCATTTATCGTTATGCTCTTAACAAATGGTTTTTTGAGAACATTAAGAGTTAGTTTTACTATAAAGCTTCCTAACAGTACTTTGCTTGTTTTGCTTTTTATCATTTTTCTAGCATTCCCTATAAGCTTAATGCTCACAAATGTCCGAAGTTCAATATACGGACCATATCCCATAAGTTACATTACAAAGGCAATTGTAAGTATTACAAGACCTGCTCCAAATTTTTTGTATTCTTTTGTTGTCCTTGTTTCTTTAATAAGCATTTCTATTTTTATGTTTTTGGGCTTGGTTTTCGCATCGAAGTCTTTCTCCGATATAATGTTAACCTTACCTGAATTTAACCAAAAAGAAGGAGCAAAAAATATCTTTCAACATAAAATGATGGAAGGCTTTAGTATCCTTAATAACTTACCATTTTTAATCAAACATGATCTCTTAATTTTCTTGAGAAGAGGAGAATCATTCAGGCTAATCATGTCGCAACTACTGAATCAAACTATTATATTTGTTATTTTTATAGTTCTTCCGCTGAGTATAGAAAAATTTTCTTCGGATTTTACAACTTATGGTGTAACATATCGATATTCCAGTTTTAGTTTTATTGTATTGATTTTGGCTACTTTGAGCCTTGTTTACGGATTTTTGCTCCAGTCTGAAGGGAA
This DNA window, taken from Caldisericum sp., encodes the following:
- a CDS encoding DUF2970 domain-containing protein produces the protein MKGFKKAWQEDNKGLSLIFLTISISSFLASFFAIRKVDNSPYPIIITALIAISIFFGKDSNKKSQDETKNETYKGD
- a CDS encoding ABC transporter ATP-binding protein — protein: MIEIKDLTKQYGSTPVLYNLNFQIYDGEIFGLLGPNGAGKTTLLNILSTLSKPTDGTVLIEGHDVVKDKDVVKHKIGYMTDEPLLYDKLTAVEFLEFVGILYGIEKGDLNNRIQRLLELTNLKEKSEYLIETYSFGMKKKLSFAASVIHKPKVIILDEPFNGLDPESSYVLKSLLKSFKKRGNTIILATHILEVAELLCDRVGIINKGKLVLLEKVEDLHKKYENKELEEVFLEVTGRDEGYKDLLESLKKNEENLTLF